ACGGCTTTCTCACGGCGGCGTTGATGGGCGCCGGTCTGATGCTGCTTCCGCGCCGCCCCGTTGTCGCGGGAATCGTGCTTGGCGCATTGGTGGTGAAGCCCCATCTGGCCGTGCTGCTCCCGCTCGCCTTCGCGCTTCGCGGTGAGTGGCGTGCATTTGTGGCGATGGGCGCGTCCGCAGCCGCGCTCTGCCTCATCAGCCTGATCGCGCTTGGGCAGGATGCCTGGTCAGGCTTTCTGGGCGGCGGACAACTAGCACGAACGACACTGGAAACCGGGCTCGTTTCCCACGCAAAAATGGTCAGCATCTTCGCCGCCGCGCGTGTCGTCGGCTTGTCGACGTTGTCGAGCTATCTTGTTCATGCGGCGGGCGCTGTGGCTGCGGTTGCGCTCATCTGGCGGGCAGCGCGGCTGCGGCTGCTGGCACGCGATCAGAATGCGTTGCTGGTGGCGGCGACGCTGGCCGCGTCACCCTTTCTGCTGGACTATGACCTAACCCTGTTGGCGTGGCCGCTGGCATGGCTGGCGGTACGGGGGCGCGACGAGCGGTTCCTGCCATATGAGAAGGCGGCGATGCTCACCATCTTCGTCGCCCCCCTGATCCTGCGGCCGCTGGCGAGCGCGGCGGCGGTGCCGCTCGCGCCCGTCATGACCCTTGGGTTACTGGCGCTATGCTGGCGCCGTGCGGTGCTTACAGCATCGCCATACCGCCATTCACGTGCAGCGTCTGGCCGGTGATATAGCCCGCCTCGCGGCTGGCGAGATAGACCACGGCCGCGCCGATATCCTCGCCGGTGCCAAGATCGCCGGCCGGGATGCGACCTAGAAGCGCGGACTTCTGTGCTTCGGGCAAAACGTCGGTCATCGCCGAACGGATGAAGCCCGGCGCCACGCAGTTCACGGTGATGCCGCGGCTGGCCAGTTCCTGCGCCATCGCCTTGGACATGCCGACCAGCCCAGCCTTTGACGCGGCATAATTCGCCTGCCCCGGATTGCCGGTGGCGCCCACCACCGAGGTGATCGAGACGATCCGGCCGAACCGCGCCTTCATCATGGGGCGCGCCGCCGCACGGGCGAGGCGGAATGCCGCCTCAAGATTGACGCGGATCACCTGATCCCATTCGTCATCCTTCATCCGCATCAGCAGGTTGTCGCGCGTGACGCCGGCGTTGTTGACGAGAATATCCAGCTTGCCGCCCAGCGCCTCTACCGCCTGCGGCACCAGCGCATCCACGGCTGCACCGTCGGACAGGTTGCACGCCAGCGCGACATGATCGCCGCCCAGCTCGGCGCGAAACGCCTCCAGCTTATCGGCGTTCGAGCCGGAAAGCGCCAGACGCGCGCCCTGCCCCGCCAGCGCCTTTGCGATGGCCGATCCGATTCCGCCCGATGCGCCGGTCACCAGCGCCGTCATGCCTGTAAGGTCGAACATGCTTAAATCTCCTCAGAGCGCGTTCAACAGCGCTTCGATATCGTCCATGCCAATGATGCTGGCCGTCGTCGCGTCGGGCGCAATGCGCTTGACCATCGGCGACAGCACCTTGCCGCCAAGCTCGACGAAGTGGGCAACGCCCGCCTCATGCATCGCCAGCACCGATTCGCGCCAGCGGACCATGCCCGTCACCTGTTCGACCAGCAGCGCGCGGATGACGACCGGGTCGGCAACCGGCGCGGCGGTGACATTGGCATAGACGGGGACCAGCGGCGCCTGGACCGGGGCGGCACCCAGCGCCTGCTCCATCACATCGGCGGCGGGCTGCATCAGCGGGCAGTGAAACGGGGCCGACACGGGGAGCAGTACCGCGCGCTTGGCTCCATGGTCCTTTGCAATTGCCACCGCGCGCTCGATCGCCCCGCGCGCGCCCGAAATCACGACCTGCGACGGGTCATTGTCGTTGGCGATGGTGCAGACGTCGCCCTCGGCGGCGGCATCGGCGATTGCCTGCGCCTTCTCGCGGTCGGCACCCAGCAGCGCGGCCATCGCGCCCTCACCCACCGGCACGGCCGCCTGCATCGCCTGCCCGCGCCGCTTCAGCAGCCGCGCGGTCGTCGCCAGGTCCAGCGCGCCCGCTGCACACAGCGCGGTATATTCGCCCAGCGAGTGACCTGCGACGAAATCGGCCTTGTCGGAAAGCGTCACGCCGCCTTCCTTTTCCAGCACGCGCAGCACTGCGATGGCATTTGCCATGATTGCCGGCTGGGCATTTTCGGTCAGCGTCAGGTCGCTTTCCGGCCCTTCGGTCATCAGGCGGAACAGGTTCTGGCCCAGCGCCTCATCGACTTCGCCAAAAACCTCGCGGGCATAGGGGCTGGCCTCGGCCAGAGCGCGGCCCATGCCGACTGCCTGGCTACCCTGACCGGGAAAGATGAACGCGCGCATTGGATCGCTCCTGAGACGTGGAAGCGCCCGCGCCTACGCCCGAACGGCGAAACCTTTCAAGTCCCGGCGGGGCTGCGACAATCTGTGACCCTTTTGTTCACATCCCGCGATAGGGTTGCGACAGGTGGGCGCCAGATTGTCTTCATCGCCGGAACAGTCCGGCAAGAATTTGAACGAGGAGACGAACGATGAAGAAGCTGATGCTCGCCGCCGTCGCCGCATCCATGGTTGCGGCGCCCACGATCGCCAGCGCCGCGCCGCAGGGTTATCGCGTGGTCAAGGAGCGGCCCAACCGCACCGTGATCGTCGATCGGGGCCGCGGCTATCGCGAACGGACGGTGATCCGCCATAACAATGCCCGCCAGTGGGCGCGCGGCCAGCGGTTCGACCGTCGCTATGCCAACAACTATCGCCAGATCGACTATCGCGCTTACCGCAATCGCGGTGTCTATGCCCCGCCCCGCGGCTATCAGTGGGTGCAGTCGGGCAACGATGCGGTGCTGGTCGCCCTGGCATCTGGCCTGATCGGCGCGGTCATCGGCGGGGCAATCCGCTAATCGGCCGCCGGGGGCAAGGGAACGGCCTTCCCACTTGCCTTTCGGGCCGAAATCCGTAAGAGCCACCTGCATCCGGGGTGGAAGGGTTCGCCTTTCCGCCCCGGATTACATTGCACGGACGACAGCCGGAGGGGCCATGCGATGGGCGCATGGGTCAGCGATCGGCCAAGACAGGAACGAAGACATGGCTCTTTACGAGCACGTCTTCCTCGCCCGCCAGGATCTGGCACAGGCGCAGGTGGACGCGTTGGCGGAAAACGCCACGAAGATCGTCGAATCGATGGAAGGCAAGGTCGTCAAGACCGAGACCTGGGGCCTTCGCAGCCTCGCCTATCGCATCGCGAAGAACCGCAAAGCGCATTATGTGATGCTGGAGATCGACGCACCCGGTGAGGTCGTTGCCGAGCTGGAGCGCCAGACCCAAATCAACGAAGACGTCATCCGCTACATGACCGTCCGCGTCGACGCGCATGAAGCCGGCCCGACCGTCATGATGCGCAAGGGCGACCGTGAGCGTCGCCGTGACCGCGACGATCGTGGCGACCGCGGCGATCGTGGTGACCGCGGCCCCCGCCGCGAGCGTGAGGAAGGGGAGAACAACTAATGGCACGCCCGTTTTTCCGCCGCCGCAAGAGCTGCCCCTTCTCGGCCAAGGACGCTCCGCGCATCGACTATAAGGATGTGCGTCTGCTCCAGGGTTTCGTGTCCGAGCGCGGCAAGATCGTGCCGAGCCGCATCACGTCGGTGAGCGCCAAGAAGCAGCGCGAGCTGGCCCAGGCCATCAAGCGCGCCCGTCATCTGGGCCTGCTGCCCTACGTCGTGAAGTAAGGAGCGGATCCCATGGAAATCATTCTGCTGGAGCGCGTCGAAAAGCTTGGCCGCATCGGTGACGTGGTCACGGTGAAGGACGGGTTCGCCCGCAACTTCCTGCTGCCGCGCAAGAAGGCTCTTCGCGCCAATGACGCGAACCGCCGCGTGTTCGAAGCCAATCGTGAGCGTCTGGAGGCCGATAATGCCGCCCGCCGCACCGAGGCCGAGGGCGAGGCAAAGTCGCTGGATGGCGTGACGGTCACCCTGATCCGTCAGGCTTCGAACGTCGGCCAGCTCTATGGCTCGGTCGCGGTTCGCGATCTGGTCGAGGCGCTGGAAAGCGAAGGTCACAAGGTGACCAAGTCGCAGGTCATTCTGGACAAGCCGATCAAGTCGATCGGTCTGCACGAAGTCCGCGTCGCGCTGCACCCCGAAGTGTCGGTGACCGTCAAGGTCAACGTCGCTCGCTCGCCTGAAGAGGCCGAGATGCAGGCGCAGGGCGTCGACGTGATGGCCGCGATGTTCGAGAAGGAAGAAAGCGGCTTCGTCGAAGAACGCGATCCCAACCTCGAAGCTGGCGAAATCGTCCGCGAAGAAGAAGCCACCGAAGAGCCGGAAGCCTAAGCTTCCGACCCTTTGCGGGTATGAAAAAGGGGCTGACCGGGTGACCGGCCAGCCCCTTTTGCTTGGGAACTCAGAAGTGATCGCCGGTCGGTCAGGGAACCGCCACGCACGCACTGATGACCGCGGCGAGCGGGATCAACGACAGGATCACGGGAACAACCTTGCTCATCTCAACGCCTTCGAAAAACCGTACATCGCAATAATGCGCGAATGCGGCGAAGGTTTCCGTGCGATGAACCGCGCCCGCCTCAGTACGGCTCGACACCCGCCGCGCGTAGATGCTGATCGAGCCTGCCGAAAAGCCAGAGAAAGAACATGCGATAGTCGCTGACCAGTGACCACAGCGGATGGCTGAACGTCGCGGGCCGGTTTCGCTCGACCCGGAAATGGGCGAACCAGGCAAAGCCATATCCCGCCAGCGGAACCATCGCCCACCACCAGCCCCCGGCCAGTACCGCGACGACGGCAAAGACAAAGGTTAGCGCCGTCCCGACATAATGAAGTCGCCGCGTCCGCGCGCGCGCATGTTCGCGCAGATAATGCGGCCAAAACTCGGCATAGGACGCAATCCGTGCCATGCGCCCATGCTGATCGCCTCTGTCGAGCGGCGCAAGCCCAGTTCAGCGCCTGCCGAACAGCTTTTCGATATCGCTATGCGCCAGCTTCACCCAGGTCGGGCGGCCATGATTGCACTGGCCGGAATGAGGGGTAACCTCCATTTCCCGAAGCAACGCATTCATCTCCGCAACCGACAGGACACGGCCCGCCCGCACTGATCCGTGACACGCCATGGTGGCGGCCACATGATCGAGGCGCTCCTTCAACGACAGTGCCTGATCATGCGCAGCGAGTTCATCGGCCAGATCGCGAATCAGCCCCGCCACATCGCCTTGTCCCAACAGTGCAGGCGTCGCGCGTACCAGCATCGCCTGCGGGCCGAACCGCTCGACCTCCAACCCGAATTCGGCCAGTTCGGCGGCGCGCTCCTCCAGTCGGTCGCATGCGGGTTCGTCCAGTTCGACCACCTCGGGCAGCAACAGCGCCTGCGACCTCACACTGCCCGCAGCAATGGCGCCGCGCATCCGCTCAAGCACAAGCCGTTCATGTGCAGCATGCTGGTCGACGATCACCAGCCCATCCTCCGCCTCAGCAACGATATAGGTGCGGGCGACCTGTCCGCGCGCAACGCCGAGCGGATGCTGCACCGTGGCGGGCACCGGCATTGCCGCCGGCTCGGCGCGCGCGGCGGGCGGCGGCGACAGAAAGGTCGGCCGAACATCGCGGACGAGCCCGTCGCCCGCACCCGGCGTGATGGCCGGACCCCAGGCGAAATTCTGGGGCGCGGGGGCATATGCTGGCGCCATGGCGGGCTCCGCAGTCCAGTTCGTCATCGCACCGGCATCGGCGGCCTGCACCACCCGGTGACCCGCCTCATCCAGCGCACGCCGCAATCCGCTGACGATCAGCCCACGCACCAGCGCCGGATCACGAAAGCGCACTTCGGTCTTGGCCGGGTGGACGTTTACATCGACGTCGCTGGCCGGCACATCCAGAAACAGCGCCACAACGGCATGGCGATCGCGCGCCAGCATTTCGGCATAGGCGCCGCGCACCGCACCGACGAGCAGCTTGTCACGCACCGGGCGACCGTTAACGAACAGATATTGATGGTCCGCCACGCCGCGATTGAACGTCGGCAGACCCGCAACCCCGCCTAGCACATGGCCTGCCCGCTCCAGATCCACCGCGACCGAATTGTCCGCCAGCGCCCGGTCGGTCAGTGCGGCCACCCGCTCCGGCCGCGTCTCATCGGGCTGGACGGACAGGATGCGGCGACCGTCATGCTCCAGCGTAAAGCCGATTTCGGGCCGCGCCATTGCCAGTCGCCGCACCACGTCCAGACAGGCTGCATATTCCGACCGCGCGCTGCGCAGGAATTTGCGGCGCGCCGGTATCCTCTCGAACAAGCCATCCACGCGAACGCGTGTGCCGGGCGGAAGCGCCGCCGGCCCTTCCTCCACCAGCACGCCATTGTCGACGACGCGGCGCCAGCCATCGGCCCCCCGCACCCGGCTTTCGAGAGTCAGGCGCGCGACACTGGCGATCGACGGCAACGCTTCGCCGCGAAAACCGAGCGTTGCGACGCCTTCGATTGCGCCCGAATCCCATAGCGATTCGGGCAATTTGGACGTTGCGTGGCGCTCCAGCGCCAAGGCCATGGCTTCGGCATCCATGCCGCAGCCGTCATCGACGACCTCGATCCCCTCGACCCCGCCCCCCGACAAACGCACCGAAATTCGGCAAGCATTTGCATCTATTGCATTTTCGACCAGTTCCTTCAACGCGGAGGCGGGGCGTTCGACAACTTCCCCGGCGGCAATGCGGTTGATCAGGTGTGACGGCAGGCGGCGTATTGACATGACCCCGCTCCTAGCCCAAGCGGCAGCATCCCGCGACCCGCAACCGCCACCCCATATCCGGCGCTGGACTTCCAGCAGGCGGCGGGTTTCGGCTAGACGCTGCAGCATCCACGACCGTTCGCAATCCTGCGCGCGGCAAAGACGGGTTGGTCGATGATTTTCTCGCGCTTGTTCAAGTTCATGTCGCACGATATGGCGATCGACCTGGGGACGGCGAATACCGTCGTCTATCTTCGCGGACGCGGTGTCGTCCTCAACGAACCGTCGGTCGTGGCGGTCGAAACCCTGAACGGCGTCAAGAAGGTCAAGGCCGTCGGCGACGACGCCAAGCTGATGATGGGCAAGACCCCGGGCACGATCGAGGCGATCCGCCCGTTGCGTGACGGCGTCATTGCCGACATCGACGTCGCCGAACAGATGATTAAGCACTTCATCGAAAAGGTGCATGGCGGGCGCAAGTTCATCCGCTGGCCCCAGATCGTGATCTGCGTACCCTCCGGCTCGACAAGCGTCGAGCGCCGCGCGATCCGCGACGCGGCGTCCAACGCCGGTGCCAGCCAGGTTTTCCTGATCGAGGAACCGATGGCCGCCGCGATCGGTGCCGACATGCCCGTGACCGAACCGATCGGGTCGATGGTCGTCGATATCGGCGGCGGCACGACCGAAGTGGCGGTGCTGTCGCTGCGCGGCCTCGCCTACTCCACATCGGTGCGCGTCGGCGGCGACAAGATGGACGAAGCCATTGTCAGCTATGTCCGCCGCAACCACAATCTGTTGATCGGTGAAGCCACGGCGGAGCGGATCAAGCAGGAAGTCGGTTGCGCCAAGCCGCCGGTCGACGGCATCGGCGCAACGATCCACATCAAGGGTCGCGATCTGGTGAATGGCGTGCCCAAGGAAATCCAGATCAACCAGGGTCAGATTGCAGAGGCGCTTTCCGAACCCGTCGGCACCATTGTCGAGGGTGTTCGTATCGCGCTTGAGAACACCGCCCCCGAACTGGCCGCCGATATCGTTGATCAGGGCATCGTCCTGACCGGCGGTGGTGCGCTGCTTCAGGGCATTGACGAGGTGCTGCGCGACGAAACCGGCCTGCCGGTGACGATCGCTGAAGACCCGCTGACCTGCGTCGCACTGGGCACGGGCCGCGCGCTCGAGGATCCGATCTTCCGCGGCGTTCTGCTCGCCGTCTGATAAGGGGGGCGGGCGGATGGCGCCGCCACGCAAACGGCGTCCCGGCTTTTCCCGCCGGGCGCAGTTCGTGCTTTTCCTGGGTTATGTGTTCGCAACGCTGGGCGCGTTAGTGGGCGCGATCCTGCTTGTGCTGTCGATCCTGAACCCTCAGGCCTATATCGCAGCGCGCGGGATCTTGCGGGAAGTCACCACGCCCGTCTCCAGCGGCCTGCACTGGATCCGCCGCAGCATTGCGGACATTCCACCCGGCGTTGGTGGCTATTTCGGCGTGATGAGCGAAAACCGTCGCTTGAAGGCGCAGCGGATTGCCGAAGCCCGGCTGGTCGAGCAGGCGCGGCGACTGATCATCGAAAATATCCGGATGCGCCGCCTGCTTCAGTTGCGTGAACGTGAGGCGCAGACCGTGGTCGCGGCCCGGCTGGTCAATGCCAGCGGCAGCAGTACGCGGCGCTTTGCAACCCTGAACGCCGGCCTGTGGCAGGGGGTCCGCGCGGGCTATCCCGTGCGCGGGCCAGAGGGTCTGATCGGCCGCGTGCTGGAGGTCAGCCCCAATACCGCCCGGGTCCTGCTGGCCATCGATCCCGAAAGCATCATCCCCGTTCGCCGGGTGCGCGATGGCATGCCTGCCATTGCTACCGGTCGCGGCGACGGGTTGATCGAGGTGCGCGTGGCGGGCATCGCCAACATGCCCTATCGCGCCGGCGACGTGTTCGTGACCTCTGGCGCGGGCGGTATTTATCCGCCGGGTATTCCGGTCGCGCGTGTGCGCCGCAACGCGCGCGACACTGCCGAAGCGCGTCCGCTGGCCAACCCCGACATGCTCGATTTCGCGCTGGTCCAGCGCCCTTATCTGTTGCCGCCAGCACGGCCGGCCCCCCCGGCTGAGAACGGCGAGTGAGCGAGCCGCTGCGCTCCGCCTTTGCCGAGCCGGAGCCGCCGCGGCGCTCCCGCCGGATTGCACCGATCACCGTGGTGATCGGGTCGCTCATCACGCTGGCGCCGATGATCGCGACGGTGCCGTGGCTGCCACCGTTCGGCCTGATGATGCTGCTGGGCTGGCGCTTGCTGCGGGCCGATGTGCTTCGCGTCTGGGCCGCTGCGCCCCTGGGTCTGTTCGACGATCTGGTCAGCGGACAGCCCATCGGGAGTTCGATGCTGCTCTGGGGGGTGTCATATATCGCCATCGACGTGCTAGATACGCGGCTGGTGTCGCGTGATTTCTGGCAGGACTGGCTTTTGGCCGGCGGAGCAATCGGGTTTTGCCTGATTGCGGGTCGATTTATCGCGTCTCCCATCGGCGCGCATGTGGAAACCGTCCTGTTGCTTCAGATCACGCTTTCGATTGCTCTCTATCCGCTGATCGCACGGCTGTGCGCGGCGTTGGACCTTAAGGGGCGGCCATGAGCGGCCCCCAACGGTCGGTGACCGAGGCGGCACAGACCTTCACCTTTTCGCGCCGCGCCACAATGATCGGGTTGGCGCAAGCGGGTATTGGCACCATGCTGGCCGGGCGGATGGCGTGGCTGGCTGTCGCCGAAAACGAACGCTATCGGCTGCTGGCCGAAAGCAATCGGGTCAACCTGACGCTCATTCCACCCCGGCGCGGCTGGCTGGTCGACCGCTATGGGCACGCCATTGCCAACAATCGCACGGACTTTCGCATCGACCTTATCCCCGAGCGGATCGAGGACGAAGCGCGCGTGGTGGCGGATCTGGCCCGACTACTGAAGCTCAACCCCAATGAAGTTGAGCGCGTCTTGAAGGATTTGAAGGACGCGCGCGGCCTGCAACCTGTGCCCGTTGCAGAAAACCTTGATTGGGAGCGTTACGCCGCCGTAGTCGTTCGCCAGCCCGAACTGCCGGGCGTCGCGCCGACTCAGGGGTATGCCCGCAACTACCCTGCCGGAGCAGCCGTCGCGCATCTGATCGGCTATGTCGGCGCCGCGACTGCCGAGCAATACAAGGAAACGAAAGACCCGCTTTATCTCGCACCCGGTTTCAAACTAGGCAAGGATGGGCTTGAAAAGGCGCTGGAAAAGTCGCTTCGCGGCATTCCTGGCGCCAAGCGTGTCGAGGTGACTGCGCGCGGTCGCCCCGTTCGGGATCTGGAAACACGCCGCGACGTGCCCGGCGGCACGATCAAGCTGACCATCGACGCCGGGTTACAGGAATATGCCGCCCGGCGGCTGGGCGATGAATCCGGCTCGGCCGTCGTAATCGACGTTCACGATGGCTCGATCCTGGCAATGGCGTCGATGCCTGCCTTCGATCCGAACAGCTTCTCCGACGGCATCAGCCAGCTTGAATGGGACATGCTGAGCGGGGACGATCACCTGCCCTTGATGAACAAGGTGCTTCAGGGCCTGTATCCCCCCGGATCGACGTTCAAGCCGGCCACGGCGCTGGCAGCGCTTCGTGCGGGTGTCGATCCGGATCGGACGGTGCATTGCCCCGGCGGCTATCAGCTGGGCAACCGCTTCTTCCGCTGTCTGGGCCGCCACGGATCGGTCAACCTGCACCGCGCGATTGCCAAGAGCTGCAACACCTATTTCTACACCATGGGCCGCGAGGTTGGCATGGACGCCGTGGCCGAGGCCGCCCGCCAGCTGGGCCTCGGTGCCGAATATCCGCTTCCCTTCCCCTCGCAGCGTTATGGCACCGTGCCAGATCCCGCGTGGAAGCTGCGGAAATATGACCAGAAATGGACTCCGGCGGATACGCTGAACGCGTCCATCGGCCAGGGCTATATTCTGGCCAGCCCGTTGCAGTTGGCGGTACAGGCTTCGCGGATCGCGTCCGGGCGGGCACTGATGCCTCGTATCCTTGCGGACACGCCGATCGTCGCGCCGTCGCTGGATGTGACGCCAGAGCGGATGGCGCTGATCCGGTCCGGCATGGATGAAGTGGTGAATGGCGCGGGTACCGCGGTACGCAGCCGTTTGCGGCTGGATGGCATCCGCATGGGCGGCAAGACCGGTACCGCGCAGGTGCGCCGTATCGCCGGCGGTGCGCGCGGCGGCATGAACGTGCCCTGGAAATATCGCGACCATGGCCTGTTCATCGGCTTTGCGCCGGTGGACGCACCGCGTTACGCCGTTGCTGTCGTGATCGAACACGGTATGTCCGGATCGGGTGCCGCAGCCCCGGTCGCTCGCGATCTGCTCACCTATCTTTTCGATCGCAAACAGGCGCTGGAAACGCTGGAAGCGTTCGAGAAGCAATGGGGCGGCGACCTCACCACGCGAATGGCGGCCAAGGCCGAAGCGTACCGCATCGTGCGACAGGCACCGATCCCTATTGCCACCCCCTCCCCCCAGCCGGAGCCATCGCCGCCCGGGCCAGCTGCGACACCTTCGCCAAGGCCACCGGAATGAGGCTGTCCGAACTGGTCCCCGCGCCGATCGCGCAGCTGCCCTGGCATGTGTTGTTGCTGATCCTGGCGATTGGCGGGTTCGGGACGGTCGTCCTGTTCTCGGCGGCCGGCGGCAGCTTTACGCCATGGGCATGGTCACAGGGACTGCGGCTCGCGGTTTTCATGGGCATGGCGGTCGTACTCTCATGGATTCCGGGACGTTTCTGGGAGACGATCGCCCTGCCCGGCTATGCCATCACGCTGGTCGCACTGATCGCGGTCGAATTGCTGGGCGCGGTCGGCGGCGGCAGCCAGCGATGGCTGGATTTCGGGTTCATCCGCATCCAACCCTCCGAATTCATGAAACTGTTCATGGTGCTGGCCGCGGCACGTCTTTACGCGCTGCTTCCACCCAGTCAGGTGCGGCGCCTGAACGGCATCTGGCCGCCGGCACTGTTGATCGCCATGCCGGC
Above is a genomic segment from Sphingomonas sp. IW22 containing:
- the mrdA gene encoding penicillin-binding protein 2; its protein translation is MSGPQRSVTEAAQTFTFSRRATMIGLAQAGIGTMLAGRMAWLAVAENERYRLLAESNRVNLTLIPPRRGWLVDRYGHAIANNRTDFRIDLIPERIEDEARVVADLARLLKLNPNEVERVLKDLKDARGLQPVPVAENLDWERYAAVVVRQPELPGVAPTQGYARNYPAGAAVAHLIGYVGAATAEQYKETKDPLYLAPGFKLGKDGLEKALEKSLRGIPGAKRVEVTARGRPVRDLETRRDVPGGTIKLTIDAGLQEYAARRLGDESGSAVVIDVHDGSILAMASMPAFDPNSFSDGISQLEWDMLSGDDHLPLMNKVLQGLYPPGSTFKPATALAALRAGVDPDRTVHCPGGYQLGNRFFRCLGRHGSVNLHRAIAKSCNTYFYTMGREVGMDAVAEAARQLGLGAEYPLPFPSQRYGTVPDPAWKLRKYDQKWTPADTLNASIGQGYILASPLQLAVQASRIASGRALMPRILADTPIVAPSLDVTPERMALIRSGMDEVVNGAGTAVRSRLRLDGIRMGGKTGTAQVRRIAGGARGGMNVPWKYRDHGLFIGFAPVDAPRYAVAVVIEHGMSGSGAAAPVARDLLTYLFDRKQALETLEAFEKQWGGDLTTRMAAKAEAYRIVRQAPIPIATPSPQPEPSPPGPAATPSPRPPE